The following coding sequences lie in one Alosa alosa isolate M-15738 ecotype Scorff River chromosome 21, AALO_Geno_1.1, whole genome shotgun sequence genomic window:
- the LOC125285984 gene encoding ubiquitin-conjugating enzyme E2 D2-like isoform X2 has translation MDENGLIWTVRNSSSIVRQIRVQPTWELNDLARDPPAQCSAGPVGDDMFHWQATIMGPNDSPYQGGVFFLTIHFPTDYPFKPPRVAFTTRIYHPNINSNGSICLDILRSQWSPALTISKVLLSICSLLCDPNPDDPLVPEIARIYKTDSEKYSRIAREWTQKYAM, from the exons ATGGATGAGAACGGCCTAATATGGACTGTCAGGAATTCCTCAAGCATTGTTCGTCAGATCAGGGTTCAGCCTACTTGG GAGCTGAATGACCTGGCCCGTGACCCACCTGCGCAGTGTTCAGCTGGACCAGTAGGAGATGACA TGTTTCATTGGCAAGCTACTATTATGGGGCCA AATGACAGTCCATATCAGGGGGGTGTATTTTTCTTGACAATTCATTTTCCCACAGACTACCCTTTTAAACCACCAAGG GTTGCATTCACCACAAGAATCTATCACCCCAATATTAACAGTAATGGCAGCATCTGCCTGGACATTTTAAGATCCCAGTGGTCACCGGCATTAACTATCTCTAAAG TTCTTTTGTCCATTTGTTCTCTCTTATGTGACCCGAACCCCGACGACCCTTTAGTGCCAGAGATTGCACGCATCTACAAAACAGATAGTGAAAA
- the LOC125285984 gene encoding ubiquitin-conjugating enzyme E2 D2-like isoform X3, with amino-acid sequence MALKRIHKELNDLARDPPAQCSAGPVGDDMFHWQATIMGPNDSPYQGGVFFLTIHFPTDYPFKPPRVAFTTRIYHPNINSNGSICLDILRSQWSPALTISKVLLSICSLLCDPNPDDPLVPEIARIYKTDSEKYNRLAREWTEKYAML; translated from the exons ATGGCATTGAAACGAATTCACAAG GAGCTGAATGACCTGGCCCGTGACCCACCTGCGCAGTGTTCAGCTGGACCAGTAGGAGATGACA TGTTTCATTGGCAAGCTACTATTATGGGGCCA AATGACAGTCCATATCAGGGGGGTGTATTTTTCTTGACAATTCATTTTCCCACAGACTACCCTTTTAAACCACCAAGG GTTGCATTCACCACAAGAATCTATCACCCCAATATTAACAGTAATGGCAGCATCTGCCTGGACATTTTAAGATCCCAGTGGTCACCGGCATTAACTATCTCTAAAG TTCTTTTGTCCATTTGTTCTCTCTTATGTGACCCGAACCCCGACGACCCTTTAGTGCCAGAGATTGCACGCATCTACAAAACAGATAGTGAAAA GTATAATAGACTAGCGAGAGAATG
- the LOC125285984 gene encoding ubiquitin-conjugating enzyme E2 D2-like isoform X5, whose translation MFHWQATIMGPNDSPYQGGVFFLTIHFPTDYPFKPPRVAFTTRIYHPNINSNGSICLDILRSQWSPALTISKVLLSICSLLCDPNPDDPLVPEIARIYKTDSEKYNRLAREWTEKYAML comes from the exons A TGTTTCATTGGCAAGCTACTATTATGGGGCCA AATGACAGTCCATATCAGGGGGGTGTATTTTTCTTGACAATTCATTTTCCCACAGACTACCCTTTTAAACCACCAAGG GTTGCATTCACCACAAGAATCTATCACCCCAATATTAACAGTAATGGCAGCATCTGCCTGGACATTTTAAGATCCCAGTGGTCACCGGCATTAACTATCTCTAAAG TTCTTTTGTCCATTTGTTCTCTCTTATGTGACCCGAACCCCGACGACCCTTTAGTGCCAGAGATTGCACGCATCTACAAAACAGATAGTGAAAA GTATAATAGACTAGCGAGAGAATG
- the LOC125285984 gene encoding ubiquitin-conjugating enzyme E2 D2-like isoform X1: protein MDENGLIWTVRNSSSIVRQIRVQPTWELNDLARDPPAQCSAGPVGDDMFHWQATIMGPNDSPYQGGVFFLTIHFPTDYPFKPPRVAFTTRIYHPNINSNGSICLDILRSQWSPALTISKVLLSICSLLCDPNPDDPLVPEIARIYKTDSEKYNRLAREWTEKYAML from the exons ATGGATGAGAACGGCCTAATATGGACTGTCAGGAATTCCTCAAGCATTGTTCGTCAGATCAGGGTTCAGCCTACTTGG GAGCTGAATGACCTGGCCCGTGACCCACCTGCGCAGTGTTCAGCTGGACCAGTAGGAGATGACA TGTTTCATTGGCAAGCTACTATTATGGGGCCA AATGACAGTCCATATCAGGGGGGTGTATTTTTCTTGACAATTCATTTTCCCACAGACTACCCTTTTAAACCACCAAGG GTTGCATTCACCACAAGAATCTATCACCCCAATATTAACAGTAATGGCAGCATCTGCCTGGACATTTTAAGATCCCAGTGGTCACCGGCATTAACTATCTCTAAAG TTCTTTTGTCCATTTGTTCTCTCTTATGTGACCCGAACCCCGACGACCCTTTAGTGCCAGAGATTGCACGCATCTACAAAACAGATAGTGAAAA GTATAATAGACTAGCGAGAGAATG
- the LOC125285984 gene encoding ubiquitin-conjugating enzyme E2 D2-like isoform X4 encodes MALKRIHKELNDLARDPPAQCSAGPVGDDMFHWQATIMGPNDSPYQGGVFFLTIHFPTDYPFKPPRVAFTTRIYHPNINSNGSICLDILRSQWSPALTISKVLLSICSLLCDPNPDDPLVPEIARIYKTDSEKYSRIAREWTQKYAM; translated from the exons ATGGCATTGAAACGAATTCACAAG GAGCTGAATGACCTGGCCCGTGACCCACCTGCGCAGTGTTCAGCTGGACCAGTAGGAGATGACA TGTTTCATTGGCAAGCTACTATTATGGGGCCA AATGACAGTCCATATCAGGGGGGTGTATTTTTCTTGACAATTCATTTTCCCACAGACTACCCTTTTAAACCACCAAGG GTTGCATTCACCACAAGAATCTATCACCCCAATATTAACAGTAATGGCAGCATCTGCCTGGACATTTTAAGATCCCAGTGGTCACCGGCATTAACTATCTCTAAAG TTCTTTTGTCCATTTGTTCTCTCTTATGTGACCCGAACCCCGACGACCCTTTAGTGCCAGAGATTGCACGCATCTACAAAACAGATAGTGAAAA